One genomic window of Candidatus Pseudobacter hemicellulosilyticus includes the following:
- a CDS encoding SDR family oxidoreductase — MNVVITGASKGFGKAIAAAFAEQGNDLFLCSRNEQALNSAVAELQQDYPGIRIQARPFDLSVKAQAIAFGEWILAQAVSVDVLVNNAGLFEPGGVHNEADGVLEQMIQVNLYSAYHLTRTLLPAMMEQQAGHIFNICSIASLQAYPNGGAYSISKFALAGFSRNLREEMKPHGIKVTGVFPGAAYTNSWAGTGVDPLRIMEAKDIATMICAAVQLSPQACVEDIVLRPQLGDL, encoded by the coding sequence ATGAATGTGGTCATCACCGGAGCAAGCAAAGGATTTGGAAAAGCTATTGCCGCAGCGTTTGCGGAGCAGGGCAATGATCTTTTTCTCTGCAGCCGCAATGAGCAGGCGCTGAACAGCGCCGTGGCGGAACTGCAACAGGACTATCCCGGCATCCGCATCCAGGCCAGGCCTTTTGATCTGTCTGTCAAAGCGCAGGCCATTGCTTTTGGTGAATGGATACTGGCGCAGGCTGTTTCAGTAGATGTGCTGGTCAACAATGCCGGGTTATTTGAGCCGGGCGGCGTCCACAATGAAGCGGATGGTGTGCTGGAACAGATGATCCAGGTGAACCTCTACAGCGCGTATCATCTTACCCGGACTTTACTGCCTGCCATGATGGAACAGCAGGCCGGTCATATTTTTAACATTTGCTCTATCGCTTCCTTACAGGCCTATCCTAACGGTGGTGCTTACAGTATCAGCAAATTTGCACTGGCCGGCTTCTCCAGGAACCTGCGGGAAGAAATGAAACCCCATGGCATCAAGGTCACCGGCGTATTCCCCGGTGCGGCCTATACCAATTCCTGGGCCGGCACGGGCGTGGATCCCCTGCGGATCATGGAAGCAAAAGATATTGCCACTATGATCTGTGCGGCTGTACAATTATCGCCACAGGCCTGCGTGGAGGATATTGTGCTGCGGCCCCAGCTCGGTGATCTGTAA
- a CDS encoding YjjG family noncanonical pyrimidine nucleotidase — translation MKYQHLFFDLDHTLWDFEANSRQTLESMYQTFSLESKGVYDFTLFHKNYLVHNDKLWERYRNGYIKAEELRWKRMWLSLLDFKIGDEQLARAMGQEFVDLLPSRNILFPYTLEILGYLQQKGYRMHLITNGFEKTQYSKIANSGIQSYFTEVITSEGSNSLKPHKEIFEYAFKKTNALPEKSIMIGDSVEADIQGGINAGMDQVYVNHLNLPAAVQPTYTVYHLKELEQLF, via the coding sequence ATGAAGTACCAGCATCTGTTCTTCGATCTCGATCATACCCTGTGGGATTTTGAAGCCAATAGCCGCCAGACCCTTGAAAGCATGTACCAGACCTTTTCACTGGAATCCAAAGGCGTGTACGATTTCACCCTCTTTCATAAGAACTATCTGGTACACAACGATAAACTCTGGGAACGTTATCGCAACGGCTATATAAAAGCGGAGGAACTGCGCTGGAAAAGGATGTGGCTGAGCCTGCTGGATTTTAAGATCGGGGACGAACAACTGGCCCGCGCCATGGGACAGGAATTTGTAGACCTGCTGCCCTCCCGCAATATCCTCTTCCCCTATACCCTTGAAATACTCGGGTACCTCCAACAGAAAGGATACAGGATGCACCTGATCACCAATGGTTTTGAAAAAACACAATACAGCAAGATCGCCAATTCAGGCATCCAGTCCTATTTCACGGAAGTGATCACCTCTGAAGGCAGCAATAGCCTGAAACCTCATAAGGAGATCTTTGAATACGCTTTTAAGAAAACCAATGCCCTGCCGGAAAAAAGCATCATGATCGGGGACAGCGTTGAGGCCGATATCCAGGGAGGTATCAACGCAGGGATGGACCAGGTCTATGTCAATCACCTGAACCTGCCGGCTGCCGTGCAACCTACGTACACGGTCTATCATTTAAAAGAGTTGGAACAGTTGTTCTGA
- a CDS encoding phosphatidylserine decarboxylase family protein, which yields MTIHKEGYKSILITAIIFAVINLASFYFISFNLPVLSWLIFVLTLGLLLFIISFFRVPNRQLTRNEQQVVSPADGKVVVIEEVVDEEYFKGKRLQISVFMSPANVHQNRNPVSGEVVYNQYHKGKYLVAWNPKSSTENERHSVVIRYHKGEVLVKQIAGALAKRIVNYLTVGEKVEQSAEFGFIKFGSRVDILLPVGTRVNVQLNQVVKGGITVLATV from the coding sequence ATGACCATACACAAAGAAGGATATAAAAGCATTCTTATTACTGCCATCATCTTTGCAGTGATCAACCTGGCATCTTTTTATTTTATCAGTTTCAACCTGCCTGTGCTGAGCTGGCTGATCTTTGTCCTTACGTTGGGACTGCTCTTATTCATCATCTCCTTCTTCCGTGTGCCCAACCGGCAGCTCACCCGGAACGAGCAGCAGGTGGTGAGCCCGGCTGACGGGAAAGTGGTGGTGATTGAAGAAGTGGTTGACGAAGAATACTTCAAGGGTAAAAGACTGCAGATCTCCGTATTCATGAGTCCTGCCAATGTTCACCAGAACCGTAACCCGGTAAGCGGTGAAGTGGTGTACAACCAATACCATAAAGGAAAATACCTGGTGGCCTGGAATCCCAAGTCCTCCACCGAAAACGAAAGACATTCCGTAGTGATCCGCTATCACAAAGGCGAAGTACTGGTAAAACAGATTGCCGGCGCCCTGGCCAAACGCATTGTCAACTACCTGACCGTTGGTGAGAAAGTAGAGCAGAGCGCTGAGTTTGGCTTTATCAAATTTGGCAGCCGCGTGGATATCCTGCTGCCTGTAGGCACCAGGGTGAATGTGCAGCTGAACCAGGTGGTAAAAGGCGGCATCACGGTCCTGGCCACGGTGTAG
- a CDS encoding phosphatidate cytidylyltransferase, producing MALNLATLKTRSLTATAFVVVMLTGLLWNHWSFFILFTIIHFGCWKEYQQLLGKIDPEYTSITPFHKYGVRLAGWCIMLFFLGNNFNIGDFSFHAIGWWLGMICVFVLPIIELLFAGNISLKNIGYSTLGLVYISLSWGLLMDLRCLPEISQATDTGIRVLDAGKFLPIILIVSIWINDTMAYIVGSLIGKTPFSPISPKKTWEGTAGGAILCVLVVALFGWWFGGFRLIDYIVISALAAVMGTLGDLLESKGKRMANVKDSGSIMPGHGGFLDRFDSLLVATPFVWLYVFFFMK from the coding sequence ATGGCACTTAACCTGGCCACACTAAAAACAAGATCCCTTACTGCAACCGCCTTCGTGGTGGTGATGCTGACGGGCCTGTTGTGGAACCACTGGAGCTTTTTCATCCTGTTCACCATCATCCATTTTGGCTGCTGGAAGGAATACCAGCAGCTGCTGGGAAAAATTGACCCTGAGTATACCAGTATTACTCCCTTTCACAAATATGGGGTCCGCCTGGCAGGCTGGTGCATCATGCTTTTTTTCCTGGGTAATAATTTTAATATCGGTGATTTCTCCTTCCATGCCATCGGCTGGTGGCTGGGCATGATCTGTGTGTTTGTATTGCCCATTATTGAACTGCTTTTTGCCGGCAATATCAGCCTTAAGAATATCGGGTATTCCACCCTGGGGCTGGTATATATTTCCCTTAGCTGGGGCCTGCTCATGGACCTGCGCTGCCTGCCGGAGATCAGCCAGGCCACCGATACCGGTATCCGGGTGCTGGATGCGGGGAAATTCCTGCCCATTATCCTTATTGTCTCCATCTGGATCAATGATACCATGGCCTATATTGTAGGATCGCTGATCGGCAAAACACCGTTCAGTCCTATCTCTCCCAAAAAGACCTGGGAGGGCACCGCGGGCGGGGCCATACTCTGTGTACTGGTGGTAGCCCTTTTCGGCTGGTGGTTCGGCGGGTTCAGGCTGATAGATTATATCGTGATCAGCGCCCTTGCGGCAGTCATGGGTACGCTGGGCGATCTGCTGGAAAGCAAAGGCAAGCGGATGGCCAATGTAAAGGACAGCGGCTCCATCATGCCCGGGCATGGCGGCTTCCTTGACCGGTTTGATTCGCTGCTGGTGGCCACACCCTTCGTGTGGCTCTATGTTTTCTTTTTTATGAAATAA
- a CDS encoding type II CAAX endopeptidase family protein, with protein MIGHLKIKSPWKQLAVLLAVSVPLLVLVVLNGQSATPVDLSQPNLVQAMKWSQAVSSIAFFFFPAFLYAAFTFRGRQFYFLGLRKAEKTNMYVLAAFCIMLAFPFVFWLGQLNHALPLPESLYNMEKQTGKQLEALLKVNTTGDLIINVIVIALLPAICEELYFRGALQRVLIHLTKSPWAGILLTALVFSTLHFQFLGFFPRMFLGVVLGALYWYSGSLWTSILAHFVNNAVQVIAVSVAPRYISENPQMPVLTAIISGVAVWAIVWYFHRQSTTSWSRVYGVNELNPTNQFIA; from the coding sequence ATGATAGGCCATTTGAAGATAAAATCGCCCTGGAAACAGCTGGCAGTACTGCTTGCGGTATCGGTACCCCTGCTGGTCCTGGTTGTCCTGAACGGGCAGTCTGCCACTCCCGTGGACCTGAGCCAGCCTAACCTGGTGCAGGCTATGAAATGGAGCCAGGCCGTTTCCAGCATCGCCTTCTTCTTTTTCCCCGCCTTTTTATATGCAGCCTTTACTTTCCGTGGCCGGCAGTTCTATTTCCTGGGATTGCGAAAAGCGGAGAAGACCAATATGTATGTACTGGCAGCCTTCTGCATTATGCTGGCCTTTCCTTTCGTGTTCTGGCTGGGGCAGCTGAACCATGCCCTTCCCCTGCCCGAGTCCCTGTACAATATGGAAAAGCAGACAGGCAAGCAGCTGGAAGCATTGCTCAAGGTCAATACTACCGGCGATCTGATCATTAACGTGATTGTGATTGCTCTCTTGCCGGCTATCTGCGAAGAGCTGTATTTCCGCGGCGCCTTACAGCGTGTACTCATCCATTTGACAAAAAGTCCCTGGGCAGGTATCCTGCTGACGGCCCTGGTGTTTTCCACGCTGCATTTCCAGTTCCTTGGCTTTTTCCCGCGGATGTTCCTGGGAGTGGTGCTGGGCGCCCTGTACTGGTACAGCGGCAGCCTGTGGACCAGTATCCTGGCGCATTTTGTGAACAATGCCGTGCAGGTCATTGCCGTATCGGTAGCGCCCCGCTATATCAGTGAAAATCCCCAGATGCCGGTACTCACAGCCATTATCAGCGGTGTGGCGGTCTGGGCCATCGTCTGGTATTTCCATCGGCAGTCCACCACTTCCTGGTCGCGGGTCTATGGCGTTAATGAGCTCAATCCCACCAACCAGTTCATTGCCTGA
- the dusB gene encoding tRNA dihydrouridine synthase DusB, with the protein MVNIGNISLPDFPLLLAPMEDVSDPPFRYVCKQNGADLMYSEFISSEGLIRDAIKSRQKLDFSEFERPFGIQIFGGDEEAMALSARIVDTVQPDLVDINFGCPVKKVVCKGAGAAVLKDVDGMVRLTAAVVKSTSLPVTVKTRLGWDEQTKNIEEVAERLQDVGIKALTIHGRTRAQLYKGEADWSLIAKVKNNPRIRIPIFGNGDIDSPQKAKVYQQRYGVDGIMVGRAAIGYPWIFREIRHYLQTGQLLPLPTIEERVAVCRTHLHKSVEWKGPVLGILEMRRHYTNYLKGLPHIKEFRTRLVTVKTLPEIEAVLDEVAVQFAGMAPERSPGNFSQGQLEECSH; encoded by the coding sequence ATGGTTAACATTGGTAACATATCACTGCCTGATTTCCCATTGCTCCTGGCTCCCATGGAGGATGTGAGCGATCCCCCCTTCCGGTATGTGTGCAAACAGAACGGGGCCGACCTGATGTATAGTGAGTTCATTTCCAGCGAAGGACTGATCCGCGACGCCATCAAAAGCCGCCAGAAACTTGATTTCTCTGAGTTTGAACGTCCCTTCGGCATACAGATCTTTGGCGGGGATGAAGAAGCCATGGCCCTCAGCGCCCGGATTGTGGACACCGTACAGCCCGACCTGGTTGATATCAATTTCGGCTGCCCGGTAAAGAAAGTGGTCTGCAAAGGCGCCGGCGCCGCCGTTCTCAAAGATGTGGACGGCATGGTCCGCCTGACCGCTGCCGTGGTGAAATCCACCTCCCTGCCAGTAACCGTAAAGACCAGGCTGGGCTGGGATGAGCAGACAAAGAATATTGAGGAAGTAGCCGAACGCCTCCAGGATGTGGGGATCAAAGCCCTCACCATCCATGGCCGGACCCGCGCCCAGCTGTATAAGGGAGAGGCCGACTGGTCGCTCATTGCTAAAGTGAAGAACAATCCCCGCATCCGGATACCCATTTTCGGGAATGGTGATATTGATTCCCCCCAGAAAGCCAAAGTTTACCAGCAACGTTACGGGGTGGATGGCATCATGGTAGGCCGCGCCGCTATTGGCTATCCCTGGATATTCCGGGAGATCCGCCATTACCTGCAGACCGGCCAGCTGCTGCCTCTTCCAACTATTGAAGAACGTGTAGCCGTTTGCCGCACCCATCTCCATAAATCCGTAGAATGGAAAGGCCCCGTCCTGGGTATCCTGGAAATGCGCCGCCATTATACCAACTACCTGAAGGGCTTACCGCATATCAAGGAATTCAGGACCCGGCTGGTGACCGTGAAGACCCTGCCCGAAATTGAAGCCGTACTGGATGAAGTAGCTGTACAATTTGCCGGCATGGCGCCGGAGAGGTCCCCCGGGAATTTCTCCCAGGGCCAGCTGGAAGAATGCAGCCATTGA
- a CDS encoding M28 family peptidase, with amino-acid sequence MNRNLTAPKIGFLIPLLLLFVCCKSRAGQQQQPATITAGSIATIRLDSITLISDLAFLSAPALEGRDAGSTGNSTARTYIAQRFDSLQLEKPGNIRFQSFEWNADKKVVNVLGMIKGSSFPDQYYVVSAHYDHVGMHGGKIYPGADDNASGTAALLAMAAWFKQHPPQHTLLFASFDGEEKGLVGSRNFVKDPPIPMEQVRLNINMDMVSRNDSNQIYACGSHHYPFLKPFIDSLRKLSTVNLLAGHDGGQGGQQDWTGQSDHFPFHQQHIPFLYFGVEDHPDYHQPTDTFDKIDPGFYYRVCNMIAEAILLLDRQEKW; translated from the coding sequence ATGAACAGGAATTTGACAGCACCTAAAATTGGTTTCCTGATCCCCCTGCTCCTGCTGTTCGTTTGCTGCAAGAGCAGGGCGGGCCAGCAACAGCAGCCAGCAACCATCACTGCCGGCAGCATAGCCACTATCCGCCTGGACAGCATCACCCTCATCAGCGACCTGGCCTTTTTATCCGCCCCCGCCCTGGAAGGCAGGGATGCCGGCTCCACCGGCAACAGTACGGCCCGCACCTATATTGCACAGCGCTTTGATTCCCTGCAGCTGGAGAAACCCGGTAATATCCGCTTTCAGTCGTTCGAATGGAACGCAGACAAAAAAGTGGTGAACGTCCTGGGAATGATCAAAGGCAGCAGTTTCCCTGATCAGTATTACGTGGTATCTGCCCACTACGACCATGTAGGCATGCATGGCGGAAAAATATATCCCGGTGCTGATGATAACGCTTCCGGCACAGCGGCCCTGCTGGCCATGGCAGCCTGGTTCAAACAACATCCGCCACAGCATACACTGCTCTTTGCCAGCTTTGACGGGGAAGAAAAAGGACTGGTAGGCTCCAGGAATTTTGTCAAAGATCCGCCCATCCCAATGGAACAGGTCCGGCTGAATATCAATATGGATATGGTGAGCCGGAACGACAGCAACCAGATCTATGCCTGCGGCAGTCATCATTATCCTTTTCTGAAACCGTTTATCGACAGCCTGCGCAAACTCAGCACCGTGAACCTGCTGGCCGGGCATGATGGCGGGCAAGGCGGGCAGCAGGACTGGACGGGCCAGTCGGATCATTTTCCTTTTCACCAGCAGCATATCCCCTTCCTTTATTTTGGGGTAGAAGATCATCCGGACTATCACCAGCCCACTGATACCTTTGACAAGATTGATCCCGGCTTTTATTACCGGGTCTGTAATATGATCGCGGAAGCTATTCTGCTGCTGGACCGCCAGGAGAAATGGTAA
- a CDS encoding glutathione peroxidase produces MTGKQKILKAMYPVLMGITKLFRANAKIISNKAGIQPRQPLYAIPVQLNNGESLSLEAFKGKKILLVNTASDCGYTNQYEALQELQQRYAGKLLVLGFPANDFKEQEKGDDASIAQFCKINFGVSFPLVKKSRVIPVSGQHAVFQWLTHKEQNGWNEKAPSWNFSKYLVNESGVLTDYFDPSISPLSKEVVTAIEK; encoded by the coding sequence ATGACAGGTAAACAAAAGATACTCAAGGCGATGTATCCCGTACTGATGGGCATCACAAAATTGTTCAGAGCAAACGCTAAAATAATTAGCAATAAGGCCGGGATCCAGCCCCGGCAACCCCTGTACGCTATCCCGGTGCAGCTGAACAACGGGGAATCCCTTTCCCTGGAAGCATTTAAAGGGAAGAAAATACTGCTGGTGAACACGGCCAGCGATTGTGGCTATACCAACCAGTACGAGGCTTTGCAGGAATTGCAGCAGCGGTATGCCGGCAAACTGCTGGTCCTGGGTTTTCCCGCCAATGATTTTAAGGAACAGGAAAAAGGGGATGATGCCAGTATCGCCCAATTCTGCAAGATCAATTTCGGCGTCAGTTTTCCCCTGGTCAAAAAAAGCAGGGTAATCCCCGTAAGCGGCCAGCATGCTGTTTTCCAGTGGCTCACCCATAAGGAGCAGAACGGCTGGAATGAAAAAGCGCCTTCCTGGAATTTTTCCAAATACCTGGTGAATGAATCCGGGGTATTGACGGATTATTTTGATCCTTCCATATCTCCGCTGAGCAAAGAAGTGGTGACGGCTATTGAGAAGTAG
- a CDS encoding aldehyde dehydrogenase, with protein MQEGTMEELLGPSRRYFDSGVTRPYAFRHKQLKQLKKALIKYEKPLHQALYQDLKKSPEESWVTETGFVLSEINIALRRLRRWMKPVKVPTNLLNFPSSSFVLPEPVGVVLIIGAWNYPFQLLMAPLVGAIAAGNCVVLKPSEHAPATAAVIRELLNEFFPNQYIHFVEGEGAAVVPPLVKAFRFDHIFYTGNAQVGKLIYGMAAEQLIPVTLELGGKSPCIVEADANIKVAARRIAVTKFSNAGQMCIAPDYVLVHASKKDALIKALQANIRQFYSDDPATHENFGRIINTRQFDRLDSYLQQGTIIHGGRRNRDQLFIEPTLIEQLPADAGLLQEEIFGPILPILSFQTMQEAREIVLRHPHPLALYVFTGSWQKEKEWMTGIAFGGGCVNNTSWHATNPYLPFGGSGRSGIGAYHGRNSFDTFSHHKSILKTPAWFDPSMKYPPFKGKLWLFRWFVR; from the coding sequence ATGCAGGAAGGAACAATGGAAGAATTGTTGGGCCCATCCCGTCGTTATTTTGACAGTGGTGTCACCCGTCCCTATGCTTTTCGGCACAAGCAATTGAAGCAGCTGAAAAAGGCATTGATCAAATATGAAAAGCCGCTGCACCAGGCTTTGTACCAGGATCTTAAAAAAAGTCCGGAAGAAAGCTGGGTCACTGAGACCGGCTTTGTCCTGAGTGAGATCAATATCGCCCTGCGCCGGCTGCGTCGCTGGATGAAACCGGTCAAGGTCCCTACCAATCTGCTCAATTTTCCTTCCAGTAGTTTTGTCTTACCCGAACCAGTAGGCGTAGTGTTGATCATAGGCGCCTGGAACTATCCTTTCCAGCTGCTGATGGCTCCCCTGGTAGGTGCTATTGCTGCGGGCAATTGCGTGGTGCTGAAACCCAGTGAACATGCTCCTGCTACTGCCGCAGTGATCAGAGAACTGCTCAATGAATTCTTTCCTAACCAGTATATCCATTTTGTAGAAGGGGAGGGGGCTGCTGTTGTGCCGCCCCTGGTAAAGGCTTTCCGGTTCGACCATATATTCTATACCGGTAATGCACAGGTGGGAAAGCTGATTTACGGCATGGCTGCCGAACAACTGATACCTGTTACCCTGGAATTGGGGGGTAAAAGCCCCTGTATTGTGGAAGCAGATGCCAATATAAAAGTAGCTGCCCGGCGGATTGCCGTTACCAAATTCTCCAATGCCGGTCAGATGTGCATTGCGCCCGACTATGTCCTGGTGCATGCCAGTAAAAAAGATGCCCTGATCAAAGCCCTGCAGGCTAACATCAGACAATTTTATTCCGATGATCCTGCCACCCATGAGAACTTTGGCCGGATCATCAATACCCGCCAGTTCGACCGGCTGGACAGCTATTTGCAACAGGGTACCATTATCCATGGCGGCCGCCGTAACCGCGATCAATTGTTTATAGAGCCTACGTTGATAGAGCAGCTGCCTGCCGATGCAGGTTTATTGCAGGAGGAGATCTTTGGTCCCATCCTGCCCATCCTTAGCTTTCAAACCATGCAGGAAGCCCGGGAAATTGTACTGCGGCATCCGCATCCGCTGGCGCTCTACGTATTTACCGGCAGCTGGCAGAAAGAAAAGGAATGGATGACCGGCATTGCTTTTGGCGGCGGTTGTGTGAACAATACAAGCTGGCATGCTACCAACCCCTACCTTCCCTTTGGGGGCAGTGGGCGTAGCGGGATAGGCGCCTATCATGGCCGCAATAGTTTTGATACCTTCAGTCACCATAAATCCATCCTGAAAACACCTGCCTGGTTTGATCCGTCCATGAAGTATCCGCCCTTTAAAGGGAAGTTATGGCTCTTCAGGTGGTTTGTCCGGTAA
- a CDS encoding glycerate kinase produces MMHILVAPNAFKNSLPATAAADAICEGLLQSQCSCTCQPFPIGDGGDGTGDLPVQHLRATQLTATVQGPLGSPVQAAFGWLADTRTAIIEMAHASGLRLLHPSGLDPLRASSYGTGQLIRQALDLGARQILLCIGGSATVDGATGLLRALGVQFLDQQGQPLPDEPVALLQLASIDITNINNRIAACQFTILCDVDNPLLGPSGAAAVFGPQKGATPEMVQVLEAALGRLATVVQQQTGKDMTQWRHGGAAGGTAAGLAALLQASLVNGTDQFLDRTGFNEVLAAAQLVITGEGSIDVQTLQGKAPFGVARRAKDRGIPLVGLAGKLPLERDLTLEAWFPVLLPIGHEPQPLSEALPNTRENLVRTARSLGNLLAANGKQLP; encoded by the coding sequence ATGATGCATATCCTTGTAGCCCCCAACGCATTTAAGAACAGCCTGCCCGCCACCGCAGCGGCAGATGCTATCTGTGAAGGATTGTTGCAAAGCCAGTGTTCCTGTACCTGTCAGCCCTTTCCCATCGGGGATGGTGGTGATGGTACCGGTGATCTCCCGGTGCAGCACCTGCGGGCCACGCAACTGACCGCCACCGTACAGGGGCCCTTGGGCAGTCCTGTTCAGGCAGCTTTCGGCTGGCTGGCTGATACCCGTACGGCCATCATAGAAATGGCCCATGCTTCCGGCCTGCGCCTGTTGCATCCCTCCGGACTGGACCCTTTACGCGCCAGCTCCTATGGAACAGGCCAGCTGATCAGGCAGGCCCTGGACCTGGGCGCCCGGCAGATCCTGTTGTGTATTGGCGGCAGCGCCACTGTGGATGGAGCTACCGGCCTGTTACGGGCATTAGGTGTTCAATTCCTGGATCAGCAGGGACAACCCTTGCCCGATGAACCGGTTGCACTGCTGCAACTGGCCAGTATAGATATAACAAATATAAATAACCGAATAGCAGCATGCCAGTTCACTATTCTCTGTGATGTGGACAATCCCCTGCTGGGGCCTTCTGGTGCAGCCGCTGTTTTTGGACCACAGAAAGGCGCTACGCCGGAAATGGTGCAGGTACTGGAAGCAGCGTTGGGCCGGCTGGCCACAGTAGTGCAACAACAGACGGGAAAAGATATGACGCAGTGGCGACATGGCGGCGCAGCCGGTGGCACTGCTGCCGGGCTGGCTGCTCTTTTGCAGGCTTCACTGGTGAACGGGACTGACCAGTTCCTGGACAGGACCGGGTTCAATGAAGTGCTGGCTGCCGCCCAGCTGGTGATCACCGGGGAAGGCAGTATTGATGTGCAGACCTTACAAGGCAAGGCGCCGTTCGGGGTAGCCCGAAGAGCTAAGGATCGTGGCATACCGCTGGTGGGACTGGCGGGCAAACTGCCTCTTGAAAGAGATCTTACCCTGGAAGCCTGGTTCCCTGTCCTGCTGCCTATTGGTCATGAACCACAGCCCTTAAGTGAGGCGCTGCCAAATACCAGGGAAAACCTGGTCCGTACTGCCAGGAGCCTGGGCAACCTGCTGGCGGCTAACGGGAAGCAACTCCCATAA
- a CDS encoding GntP family permease, with amino-acid sequence MSTSFTQVLICLLAGIGLIVLLTARYRVHAFFALLLASFLVGLGVQMPVPEIVAAVKEGFGHIMRSLGLIIVLGTTLGVLLEHTGSTRVMAAYILKRTGEKNAPLAMSLTGFIVGLPIFCDSGYIVLSGLNQSLAKRTGISVAIMAVSLATGLYTVHCLLPPHPGAAAAAGTIGVDFGRLIAIGIGVAVPGMLAGYWWARYAGKKIPVIQVTDKEEPTSQAVLPSPLQAFLPVIVPIVLIAVNSFLVVEKAAGFWQQLFAVLGEPAIALSVGILLAFAAGRNWDRETTGRLLTESAEKAGGILVIIGAGGAFGAVLAATHLGQHFGEQLSLGSLGLFFPFLLTFILKTAQGSSTVAIITAASIILPLLPALGLDSENGRLLCVLSMGAGSMMISHANDAYFWVIAKFSGLDMRTMLRVYSVATLWMGLVTLLTVYLLSFILA; translated from the coding sequence ATGTCAACATCATTTACCCAAGTACTGATCTGCCTGCTGGCAGGCATTGGTCTTATTGTACTGCTGACAGCCCGTTACCGCGTACATGCTTTTTTTGCTTTACTCCTGGCCTCTTTCCTGGTTGGGCTGGGGGTACAAATGCCCGTACCGGAAATTGTAGCTGCGGTCAAAGAAGGTTTTGGTCATATCATGCGTTCCCTGGGGCTGATCATTGTGCTGGGAACCACCCTGGGTGTTTTACTGGAGCATACCGGCAGCACCCGGGTAATGGCTGCTTATATCCTGAAAAGAACAGGGGAAAAGAATGCACCGCTGGCTATGAGCCTTACAGGGTTTATTGTAGGCCTGCCTATCTTTTGTGATTCCGGCTATATTGTATTAAGTGGGTTGAACCAATCGCTGGCAAAGCGTACAGGCATATCTGTGGCCATCATGGCCGTATCATTAGCCACCGGTCTTTATACGGTCCACTGCCTGCTGCCGCCCCATCCGGGCGCAGCTGCCGCGGCAGGCACTATTGGCGTGGACTTTGGCAGGCTCATTGCTATCGGTATCGGCGTAGCTGTGCCGGGCATGCTGGCAGGATACTGGTGGGCCCGTTATGCCGGTAAAAAGATCCCGGTTATACAGGTAACGGATAAGGAAGAGCCAACCAGCCAGGCAGTGCTGCCGTCACCATTACAGGCCTTTCTCCCGGTGATAGTGCCTATTGTCCTGATTGCTGTTAACTCATTCCTGGTAGTGGAGAAAGCCGCCGGCTTTTGGCAGCAGCTCTTTGCTGTCCTGGGTGAACCGGCTATCGCCCTTTCCGTAGGCATCCTGCTGGCCTTTGCAGCAGGCAGGAACTGGGACCGGGAAACAACCGGCAGGTTGCTGACAGAAAGTGCAGAAAAAGCCGGTGGTATCCTGGTGATCATTGGCGCTGGCGGCGCCTTTGGAGCCGTGCTGGCCGCTACCCATCTTGGACAGCATTTTGGCGAGCAGCTGTCACTGGGCAGCCTGGGCCTTTTCTTCCCTTTCCTGCTCACCTTTATCCTGAAAACCGCACAGGGCTCTTCCACCGTGGCTATTATTACTGCGGCCTCCATTATATTGCCGCTGCTGCCAGCCCTCGGACTGGACAGCGAGAACGGGCGGCTGCTCTGCGTCCTGTCCATGGGCGCCGGCTCCATGATGATCTCGCATGCCAATGACGCCTATTTCTGGGTGATTGCCAAATTCTCCGGCCTTGATATGCGCACTATGCTGCGGGTGTATTCTGTAGCCACCCTGTGGATGGGCCTGGTAACCCTGCTGACCGTTTACCTGCTTTCTTTCATTTTAGCCTGA